The stretch of DNA CAGCCACCGCACGAAGTTGCTGAGACAGCTCCTCGCGCGATCCTGACACGGCTGCCCAGCGGACGCCGTGGTGAGTTCGGCGCGCGGAGGCTGTGAAGCAGAGATCCGCGACCGATACCTGCTGGTCGGCGGCATCCAGGAGGTCCGCGATCTGCGTGGCCCGAGCGCGGAGCGCGTCCGGCGTGTGGCCAGACAGCGGCAGCATTGCCGGCCCCTCAATGGAGGGCGTGTGCGATCCAGTGACCGTCGTCGCAAGGTGTCGCGCAGCCTCCAGCACGATGTGAGCGTTCGTACCGGTAATCCCAAAGGAACTAACGCCCGCACGCGACAGCCGCTCGGTCTGGGGCCACGGACGCCGCTCAGTTGGCAGCGCGAGCGCCAGATCGTCCCAAGGCACCTTTGAAGTAGGCGTCGCACAGTGGAGCGTCGCCGGGATCTCGCCATGCTTGAGCGCAAGCGCGACCTTGATCAGCCCTGCCACGCCAGCAGCGCCCTCGGTGTGCCCGATGTTTGTCTTCACTGACCCTACGAAACAGGGCTGATCAGCGGGGCGTCCTTGCCCAACAACTGCGCCCAGCGCTCGGAGTTCTATCGGGTCACCGACTGCCGTGCCGGTTCCATGCGCCTCGACATAGTCGACCTCGCTCGGCTCAACTCCGGCATCAAGATACGCGGCGTGCAGGAGTCGCTGTTGCCCTTCCGTAGCCGGCGTGACGAGATGGCCGCCAGTCTGGCCGTCGTTGTTGACGGCGCTGCCGCGAATCAGGGCGTAGATCGGATCGCCATCAGCAAGCGCGCGAGAGAGCGGCTTCAAGATCACGGCAGCGGCTCCATCGCTGCGCACATAGCCATTGGCACTCGCATCGCCAAACTTGCAGCGTCCGTCTGGCGCCAGCATGCCCGCCCGGGAGTACGCGGTGTTGATATGATTCGCGAGGATGACGTTCGCGCCACCGGCAAGCGCGATATCGACCTCGCCTTGCCAAATACTGCGACAGGCCAGATGCACCGCGACAAGCGACGACGAGCAAGCCGTGTCGAGCGTCAGGCTGGGCCCTTGCGAGTCGAGCACATACGACAGCCGCCCCGCTGCAGCGTATCGCCCGCTGCCCACGGTCATGTAGAAGTCGGGCTCATCCGAGACGTCGAGCAGATACTGCTCGTAGTCACTGAGCCACAGACCAACGAAGATCCCACTGCGCGCGCCCCGAAACGCCGCCGCTGGCTGCCCACCGTCCTCGAGCGCCTCCCACGCGACTTCGAGCAGCAGGCGTTGCTGCGGATCAAGCCGCTCAGCCTCGCGCGGGGAGATCCGAAAAAACAACGCGTCGAACTGATCGAGGCCGCCAACCTTCCCGCCAACTCGGCGTCCCGACTCACTTGCACTCACGGCCGCAGGCGCGCCCCGGTTCTCATACGGCGGAATAGAATCGACGAGAACCTGTGGAAGCGTTCTCACTGCGTCTGTGCCATCGTGCAAGACACGCCAGAACGATGCCGCTGATGTGATGCCGCCAGGATAGCGGCAGCCGATGCCGATGATCGCGATCGGCTCACGCTCCGAGCGAACGTCATGTTTCCGCGACACTTCGGCCCCCCGATGCACTGGTCCGCACGTCCAGCGGATAGTTGCGAGTCGTTGCTGGTGAACACCGCGGCGGGATGACGACCGTCTCACTGCCATCGCTCAGACAAGGATGGTCACGGCTCCCTGGTTCCAGCCAGACGCCGGTGGGATCGTCGCTACGCGTCGGCTGACACGCTCAGGAAGCGGCCAGCCGTGCCCAGGTCAAGCGCTGGGTACGGCATGGGGTCTTCGTCATGCAGCGCCCGCAGCACGAGCTCCATGGTCATCAGCGGAGCGATCTTTCCAATCGTCCAGAGCTCTGTGCCAGCCTGATGCCGATTCCAGAGCGCTCGCACCGCCTCTGGATCGAAGAGGCCTCGGGCTTCAGTCCGCGGCGAGAAGAGTACCTGCTCACCCCATCCTCGCAGGTCCGTCCGCAGATACTGCTCGTAGTCAGCGTAGAGACGGGGACGCGACGGGAAGATCGGCGCGATCCGTCGATTGACTGCGGACTTGACTCGCTGGACGGCGGCATGAGGCCGGCGAATCAGTGGATTTGCATGGGGCAGCCGATCATCTCGGTCGCACGGGACGCGAGCAAGGTGCGGGGCGCGGCGCGTGATGACCGCACGCTGGAGGTGCGGCGTCGTCCGGATCTCTTCGGGCAGGGCATAGAGAAAGGTCAGGAAATCGTAGTCAAAGAACGGACAGCGCACCTCGATAGCCGAGCGCGTGAAGACCACCATGTTGACCGTCGACCGCAGGACGCGCTGACGGATGTAGAACCAGTCGGCTCGCCGATCTGGCGTGTAGTGCGCGGACCGGGCAAGCTCTTCGCGGAACGAGTCGAACGCAAGGCCACGTAGATGACGGAACCGCGAACCGAGGAGTGTCGCTTCCTCCGCCTCCGTGAGCCCGGGCCAGGTTGCGCGCTGACAGAACGCATCGAAAAGGCGCTGGGCAAGATCGAGTTCGCTCGGAGGATGCCGGTAGACACTGTCACGGTCATAGTCCACGATGTAACCGCCGAGGGTGGTGCCCCCATCCCAGCCACTCAGATTGACGTCGATCAGCTCTCGCGCACGGTCGAGGGTGCTCATGCCGTGCGCGTGGATCCAGCTATGCATGCCCTCGGTCAGCGCCAGGTGAAGCGAGGCGTACTCGTGGATCCATTGTCCATCGGCCAGCGGGAACCAGTGATGCGCGCTGCCGGCGCGACGCGCAAGCTCAGCGGCATAGACAACATCGCGGCTCTCACGTGCGCCGAAGGTGATCGTCGTGGCCTGTCCCCGGCCCTCCAGAAACCCGAGGATCGCTCGACCGTCGAGTCCGCCACTCAGGTAGACGCCCGTGCGAAGTGGCGGCGTGACCATCGCATCGATGGCGCGCTGAAAGAGGCGGCCGGCCTCTTCGACAGCCTCCTCGAACCCGATGGAAGGCTGTGGCTCGATGGCGTCCCAGTCCCAGTACGCCGTCACATCGAGCCGATCGCGGTCCGGCTCGTACTGCAGGATCGACGCGGCCGGAAGCAGGCTGATGCTCTCGAACCAGGTCTTCTCCCCCAACAGCTGCTGAAATCGAATGTACTCGGCGAGTGCGCGCTGGTCCAGCCTCCGCGAGACACCATCAATGGCAAGCAGGCCCTTGAGTTCGGGCGCAAAAGCGATCCCACGCGACAGCCTGGTGACGACGTGCGGGTACAACCCGAAGCGGTCGTTGACGAGCGTGAGGCGACGGACGCGCCCGTCCCAGATGGCGACGAGAAAGGAGCCGTCGAGTGCCGACAGGCCCGCGGCCCCGTCGCGCAGGAAGACGGCGAGCGCCAGCGCTGCGTCATCCGCATCGGGCCGCAACCTGCCCTCATTGACGAGCGCCGCACGCAGACGGGCCTGGTGGTAATACTCGCCGCACAGCCAGAGGGAGACTTGCCCGTCATGGCTACGAGCAGGCTGCGAGGCCCGATTCAGGATGCCGATGCTGATGCGGCCTAGAGCGATCCCATCATCCACTGCGACCACGTGCGCCTGGTGGTACGGCCGATGCCGCATGGACTCAGCCATGCGATGTGCGACCCGTTCCACCTCATGGCGCGAGCCAGGGGCAACGTAACCGAGGATGCCACTCATGTCCGGCCCCTGTCTACGAGATCATGCCGAGAAGGCGGCGCGGTTGCGTGATGAGCGCACGTGGCTCCACCAGGCGGAGCAGCACCGCCAATGCTGAGAAGCTCAGGCCGCCGGCGATGATGCTCAGCGGCAGCTCAAGCGAGCGAGTCATCCAGACGACGGCGCCCATCAGCACGGTGGCCAGCACGACGCGGGCGACCTGCATGCCGATCCTGCCAAGCTCAACGGGCTGGTGGAGCAGCGCGACAAAGCGAACGGCTGACAGGCCATCGCTGACGAGGGTCGCGAGTGCGGCAGCCTGTGCCCCGTACAGCGGAATCAGCAGCAGGTTGAGCCCCACGTTCACGACGGCACTCAGGAGATAGATCCTGGCAGCCTCGCGCTCCAGGTGAATGGCGGCGGTGACGTTGCCGCAGAATGCGTTGAAGAGCAACAACGGTACGTCCCAACAGATCAGCGCGAGGATCGGCCCGGACGGTTCGTAGGCGTCGCCGTACAGCAGCCTGACAATCGGTCCTGCGAGAATGGAGACGCCAACGGCTGCCGGCAGTGACAGCAACATCATCCCTTGTACACTCAAGCGGACAATCCGCCCAACGCGAGCGGGGTCTGTCATATACTCACGGGTGAGCGAAGGGGTGATCACTACCAGAAATCCGCCAACCATCGCTACGAGATTAAAGACAAGGCGATATGCAGCACTGTACCAGCCGACAACAGCATCGCCATGCCAATATCCGAGGATCACTGCGTCTGCGCTGAAGTTGTAGGTGAGCGCGATAGCCGTAAGCCCAAACGGCAGACTCGCACGGACAAGTGGGATCCAAGTCCGTGGCGATACCTTCCATCTTGGAAGACTGATCTTTGTCCGCCGCATCGCCCATACACACAGCCCAACCTGAATTGGCATAACGACCCAGCCAGTGTACAGGAGGGCCAGGAACCCCTGCCCTAGTGACAGCAAGGCCAGCCCCAGACCTATGGTCAGCAGTTGACCGATGATCTGGACAACGGTAGGAACATCGAAGCGCTCGTTTGCTGTCAGCACCGTCATCAACGGCATCAGGAACGCCGCAGGCAGATACGTGGCCGTCAGCAGGAATACGCCAAGGACAACGGTCGTCGAGTAACCGAGGACGACCGCGAGCATGACGATGCTCAGGCTCCCAGCCACGGCCAGCAGCAGGCGAACCGCGACAAGATTCCAGAAGAGATCGAGGACACGGTCGGAGTCTTGCGCAATCGAACGCTGCACGTACT from Chloroflexota bacterium encodes:
- a CDS encoding flippase, whose product is MADARTVAQSRDVARILVRNSLVVTAGGVVLKVLNVSYTLLMVRLLGEVGFGQYSTVIAFCGIFGVFFELGVAQYVQRSIAQDSDRVLDLFWNLVAVRLLLAVAGSLSIVMLAVVLGYSTTVVLGVFLLTATYLPAAFLMPLMTVLTANERFDVPTVVQIIGQLLTIGLGLALLSLGQGFLALLYTGWVVMPIQVGLCVWAMRRTKISLPRWKVSPRTWIPLVRASLPFGLTAIALTYNFSADAVILGYWHGDAVVGWYSAAYRLVFNLVAMVGGFLVVITPSLTREYMTDPARVGRIVRLSVQGMMLLSLPAAVGVSILAGPIVRLLYGDAYEPSGPILALICWDVPLLLFNAFCGNVTAAIHLEREAARIYLLSAVVNVGLNLLLIPLYGAQAAALATLVSDGLSAVRFVALLHQPVELGRIGMQVARVVLATVLMGAVVWMTRSLELPLSIIAGGLSFSALAVLLRLVEPRALITQPRRLLGMIS